CCGTCAGCCACTTCTTCCGGGCTGCGGCCATCGCCGATCTTGGCGGCCAGTTCGGCGAACTTGTTGCGCACCGTCTCGACATCCAGCGACTGGTCCTGGTTCGGTCCGAAGATCGCCGGGAAGAATTCGGGAAGCAGCTTGCCCGTCATGACATTGGCATCGGTCACCGCCAAGGGGCCACCATTGCGGTAACAAGCGGGGCCGGGAAAAGCACCGGCAGAATCCGGACCGACGCGGAAACGGTCGCCGTCGAAATGCAGGATAGAGCCGCCGCCGGCCGCCACCGTATGGATCAGCATCATCGGCGCGCGGACGCGGACACCGGCAACTTCCGTCTCGAAAGCGCGCTCATATTCGCCGTCGAAATGCGCCACATCCGTCGAGGTCCCCCCCATATCGAAGCCGATGACATTGGAGAACCCGGCCTGTTCGCCCGTCTTGGCAAGACCGACGACACCGCCGGCCGGGCCAGAGAGGATGGCGTCCTTGCCCTGGAACATGTCGGCTGCGGTCAGCCCGCCGGACGACATCATGAACATGACGCGCGCGCCCGTACGAGCAATATCAAGCTCTTCCGAGACTTGATTGATGTAACGTCCAAGCACTGGCGAAAGATAGGCATCGACCACGGTCGTGTCGCCGCGACCGACCAGCTTGATCAACGGCGAGACCTCGTGACTGACTGAGACCTGCTCGAAACCGAGGCGTCTTGCGATCTTGGCAACGGCTGCTTCATGCGCCGGGAATTTATAGGCATGCATGAAGACGATCGCCATGGCGCGATAGCCTTTGGTTCGCAGATCCCGCAGTGCCGCTTCCGCCGCCTGTTCGTCCAGGGCCAACTCCACCGTGCCGTCAGCAAGCACGCGCTCCCCGATCTCCACCACGTCATCATAGAGCGCTTCGGGCTTGATGATCTCGGTCGCAAAAATCTTCTTGCGCTCCTGGTAGCCGATGCGCAGCGCATCGCGGAATCCCCTGGTGGTCACCAGCGCCAGACGCTCTCCCTTGCGCTCCAGAAGCGCGTTGGTGGCGACCGTCGTGCCCATCCGCACCTCGCCGATCAAGCCGGCCGGGATCGGCTCGCCATTCGTCAGGCCGAGATGCAGGCGGATGCCGTAAACAGCGGCGTCGCGATAAGCCTCGGGATTTTCTGAAAGAACCTTGCGGGCGTGCAATTCTCCCGAGGGATCGCGTCCGACGATGTCGGTGAAGGTGCCACCGCGATCAATCCAGAAATCCCAATGACCCGCCGTGCTGTCCGACAAGATTGCCTCCACCAAACCGCCTAATTTTCATTTATAAAATATCGATAAATCGTCGATGTTTTGTCGTCAATGATGAATCGAGCTTAAGACCGATTAGACCAGAGTGGATAGGCCCCAGCGGGCTTGCGGCAACGTCGGCGGATTTGTTCAGTGCAGGCCGCCGACCCCAAGCAGGCGTTCAACGGCGCTATGATCCCGGGAAAGCGCATCGGGCGTCCCTTGCCAAGCCAGCCGTCCACGCTCGAGGATGATGACCTGATCGGCGAAATCCAGTGCGCTTTGAATGCGCTGTTCGACGAGCAGGATGGTCATGTCGCCGGTCTTGGCGAGATTGGCGAAGGCGACCATCAGCTCTTCACAGATGACAGGCGCCAGCCCTTCCAGGGGTTCGTCGAGGAGGAGCGCGGAGGGACGGCCGAGAATGGTCCGCGCCGTCGACAGCATCTGCTGTTCTCCGCCGGAAAGCTGGTTACCGAGATTTCGGCGACGTTCCTTGAGGCGGGGAAACATGTCATAGGCTTCCTGCAAGGCAGTCTTCGGGCGGCCCTTCAAGCCGACGCAGAGGTTTTCCTCGACCGTCAGCGTCGGGAAAACATCGCGTGTCTGCGGCACGTAGCCGAGACCGTGATGTGCCCGCTTGGCACTCGGCAGGCCGGTTACATCGGAGCTGCCCAGGCGAATGCGGCCTTCATAGCGGCGCGTCTGGCCGGCAAGCGTTGCAAGCAGCGTCGTCTTGCCCATGCCGTTGCGGCCGAGCACAGCAAGCCGCGCACCGGCGGGAACGGAAAAGGAGATACCTTCGAGTACGCGCGTCGGCCCATAGCCGGCGCACAGATTTTCCACCTCAAGCGGCGTGGCCGGCATTGGCGTAGCTCCCCAGATAAGCTTCGCGCACCCGTGCATCCCTGGTGACGTCGGCAGGCGAGCCGTCGAAAATGATGGTGCCGGCGGCGAGCACCACGACACGCTTGGCGAAGCGGAAAACCAGATCCATGTCATGCTCGATCATCAGCACGGCGAGATCAGCAGGCAGATCGGCGAGCGCCTGTTCGATGCGGCCGGTATCGCTCTGCGGCACGCCGGCGGCGGGTTCGTCGAGCAGCAGCACCTTCGGCTTCAACGCCATGGCAACGGCGATCTCCAAGAGCCGCTGCTGGCCGTAGGCGATCTCGCTGACCTTGCGATGCATCAGATCGGCGAGGCCAAGCGTGCCGAGCAGATCGCCGGTCTCGGCCATGACATCGCGCATGGCGAGGAAATTGCCGAACATGCGGCCGGAGCGGCCGGAACGCTGCAAGATGGCGAGACCGACATGCTCAGCCGGCGTCATGTCCTGAAAAAGCCGCGTCACCTGGAACGAGCGCACCAGTCCGCGCCGGACACGGCCGATGGCATCGACTTTGGTCACCGTCTCGCCGCCAAGTCGGACTGCACCGGAATCCGGCCGCAGATTGCCGGTGACCAGATTGACGAAAGTGGTCTTGCCCGCGCCGTTCGGCCCGATCAGCGCCACACGATCGCCGGGCGCCATCGACAGGCTGACATCGTTGGTCACCGCCAGGCCGCCGAAAGCCTTCTTCAGATGATCGACCTCGAAAATCGGGCTCATGACCGGACCTCCCGCCTGCGTGCGACATAGGCTGCGGCCGTGCCGTAGATGCCTTTCGGCGCGAACAAGACGACCAGGATCAGCAGCAGGCCAACGATGGTCAGCCAATGGAAAGGATTGGCGGCCGAGACATAGTTTTCGAACAGCATGAAGATCACCGTGCCGGCGAGCGCGCCAAATAGCGAGCCGGTGCCCCCAAGTACGAGCATGACCAGCGCTTCGGCCGACTGCGTGAAGGAGAGGCTGTCGAGGCCGACCACCTGCGTGGAGATTGCATTCAGCGCACCGCCAATGCCGGCGACGGCTCCGGAAATGACATACATCTTGATCAAAGCTGCCTTCGGCGAGGCGCCCATGGCGCGGATGCGCAGAGAATCTTCTTTAATGCCGCGGCAGAGCATGCCGAATGGAGACCGTACGAGAAAACGCAGCAGCACCAATACGATCAGCAGAAGTATTACAGCATAAATATAGGCCGTATGCCCATAGAGATCGAATTCGAACAGGCCGAACAGCGGATCGGTGGAGATGCCGGAAAGACCGTCGCTGCCACCGGTCCAATTTGAGGCCTTGTTGGCAAATTCATGGAAGAGATAGATCAGCGCGATCGACAGAACGAGCTGCGGCAAGCCTTGTGCTCTGAGGATGACGATGCCGCAGATCAATCCGGCTATCGCTCCACCAATGATGCCGGCTAGCGTCATCAGCAGCGGATCGTTGATGCCGAAATGCGCGGAAACGATACCTGCGGCATAGGCGCCGGCGCCGAAGAGAGCCGCATGACCGAGCGTCGCCACGCCGCAATAGCCGGTCACCAGATCGAGCGACAAGACTAAGAGGGCTATGGCGATCAACCGTGTCAGAAGCGCGAGATTGTCGGGAAACAGCAAATAGCCGGCAGCCGCCAACACAAGAATAACCGCTATGGCGAAGGCGTCGCGACCGAGTGCCCGGCGTTTGCTGTTGGCGGCGACGGCCGCGCTCTCCATGATCAGCGCCATATTACTTCGCCCTTCCGGCAAGACCGCGCGGGAAGACGCAGACAATCGCGATCACGGCAAGATAGAAGAAGAATTCGCCATATTCCGGCATCAGATAACGGCCGGTCGTATCTATGCAGCCGAGGATGAGGCAGGCAAGCAGCGCCCCGGAAATCGAGCCGGCCCCGCCGACCGAAACGACCACAAGGAAGGTCACCATATAACGCAGGGCATAATAGGGCTCGACCGGCAACAACTCGGCGCCGACAACACCGCCTAAGGCGGCAAGTCCGACGGCGACGGCGAAGCTGACGGCATAGACGATCTCCGTGCGCACACCGAGGGCGGCGGCCATCGAGGCATTGTCGACCGACGCACGGAGCTTCACGCCGAACAAGGTCTTCTCGATCGTGTACCACAACGCCAGCGCGACAATGAGGCCGCAGATAATTGCGAAGAGACGATGCGTACCGATGGTGCGGAAGCCGAGATTGACGGAGCCCTGCAGCTCGCTCGGCAGGGGAATGGTCTTCAAAGTCGGGCCGAAGACATAATTGGCCATACCGATAATGCAGAAGGTGATGCCGATCGTCATCAGCACTTGCGTCAATTCCGGCGCGCCATAGATGCGGCGATAAAGCAGCCGCTCGATCGGGATGGAGATGATCACCGTGCCCACGACGGCGAGCAGCACCGCAGCCGCATAGCCCATGCCAAGATCGCGCGCCGCATAGGAGGCGATGTAGCCGCCGATCATCGCGAAGGCGCCATGTGCCAGGTTGACGACGCGCATCAGCCCCATGGTGATGGAGAGGCCGATGGAAATCACGAACAGCACCATGCCGTAGGCGAGGGCATCCACTGCTATGCTAAGCACGGTTTGCATGGTGCTGGGTCCGATTACCCTTTCTGCTCCTACCTTAATCCTCCTCCATAGGAGCGGGAGCAAGCCGCCCGCTTCTAATCAATCCGGAGAATGGGACGGAGGCCGACCTTATTTCGCCGCGGCAAGGCCCGGATCGCCCTGCTTCTCGAAGGTCTGGATTTCCTTGTTGATATATGTGCCGTCAGCCGCCTTGGCGACCTCGCGCAGATAGATGTTCTGCGTGATATGGCGGCTCTCTGGATCGATGGTGACCGGGCCGCGTGGGCTGACCCAGGAAAGGCCCTTCACGGCATCGACGGCCTTCTGCGCATCCTGTTTGCCGCCGGTCGCCTCGATCATCTTGTAGATGACATACATGCCATCGAAGGCGCCGACAGCCGGGAAGGTGAGTTCGGCAGGATTGCCGATCTCCTTGCCGGCGGCAGCGACGAAGGCCTTGTTTTCCGGAGAATCGTGCGAGATCGCATAGTGGAAGGTGGTCTGCATTCCGAGCGCTGCGTCGCCGAGCGCCGGCAGGTCCGATTCCTGCGTCAGGTCGCCGGGCGCAAACAGCTTGATGCCGGCGCCCTTCAGGCCGTTTTCGTTGTAGGCCTTGACAAAACCGAGCGTGGTCGGGCCGGAGGGCAGGAAGGCAAAAACGCCCTGTGCGCCGGAATCCTTGATACGCTGCATGATCGGGCTGAAATCATTGGTCGACAATGGCATGCGCACCGCCTCGACGACCTGGCCGCCTGCCTTCTCGAAACCCGCCTTGAAGGCATTTTCGGCATCGATTCCAGGGCCGTAATCGCTGACAACGGAGATGACTTTGTTGACGCCGCTGTCATGCGCGACCTTGGCGATCGGCGTGGAAGTCTGCCATGTGGTGAACGAGGTGCGCACCACCAACGGGCTCTTGGTGACGATCGCCGACGTGGCAGCATTGAAGATCACCATCGGCACATTCGCCTGCTTGAGGATCGGCGTCACGGCCATGGCATCCGGCGTGAAATAGAAGCCGGCGAGATACTGCACATGCTCCTTGACGACCAGTTCCTGCGCAGAGGATTTCGACTGCGCCGGATCGGCCTGCGGCACGTCGCGGTAGATCACCTCGATCTCGTCGTTGCCGACCTTGTTGCCATGCATCGCCATATAGGCATCGATACCGGCCTTGAAATTCTTGCCCTGCAGGGCGAACGGGCCTGAAAACGGGCCGACGACGCCGATTTTGATCGTGTCTGCATAGGCCGCACTGCCCATGGCGATAGCCGCAATCGCGGCCAAAACGAGCCGTCTCATATTTTCTCCTCCCACAGCCAGCCTACTCCCGAACCAGCTTGCTTTGACCAACCTCTGTAACTGCCAATCTGGCATGTGAAATGGTAATGTAAAATGAAATAAAAGTTCATATTCATAATTTGGAAGTTATGTTTAGCGCTTGGATTTCAGCCTAAGAAGCCACTCCCAATCGCTTCACATTGCCGATCAGTTCACACGCCAATCGCAGCGACGCGGCCGTCGCTATCACCATCGGCGGCAATAGAAGCCATTCGAGCGTCCAGGCAGCGCCCGAGCGTTCCTGTTCATGCACCAGCGATTGATGCAGGCCGGAAAGCTGGACGGCATTGAAGCGGGCAAGCGATACCAGTGCCTCGGCCGCGACGGGGTTCTGTTTGTGCGGCATGGTCGAAGAGCCGCCACCGCCGGCGAGCTCGATTTCGTCGCCAGCCTGCGCGAGAAGGGCAATATCCTGGCCGATCTTGCCGAGGCTGCCTGAAATCAGCGAGAATTGGCCGGCGAGTTCGACAATCTTGGCTCGCTGGCTTTGCCATTGTGGCTCATCGATAAGGTCAAGCTCCTGCGCCAGCGAGGCACGAACGGCCGCAGCCTTGGATCCCAACTTTTCCAGCGTGCCGACCGCGCCACCGAACTGGATGGGAAAAGTCTCCTGGGTCAGCCGATCGCGGTACTTGTCGAGCGGATCGCGCCAGGTGCGCAGCCGGTCGGACACGGTGATCGGAATGGCTGCTTGCATACGGGTATGAGCCATCAGACGATTCGGACCGCATTGCTTGTCGAGTTTTCTAAGCGCCGCCGTAACGGCAACGAGCCGGCCGGTGAACAGGAAGGCCACCGCCTTCAGACGCATCATCAAGCTGCTGTCGATGACATCCTGGCTGGTGGCGCCGAAATGCACATGCTGCGCAGCCTCGCCGCCAACCGCTTTGCGCAATTGCTTCACGAGATGCGGAACGACAACGCCATCCATCGCTGTTGCGGACTTCAGGCTCGCAATATCGGGCTGGAAAGTGGCACAGACCTCGGCGATCCGCTGCGCTGCCTCTTGCAGAACGACACCGTGGCGCGCCTCCGCTTTTGCGAGCGCCGCTTCGAATCTCAGCATGGCGCGGATATCGGCTTCCACCGAAAAATATGCCGAGACCTCCTCATCGCCAAGAAGGCCGGAGAGAAACGGGTGATCGAAGGCGGAAATGCTCATGGCCTATATATCGAGGAAAACCGTTTCCTTGTCGCCCTGCAAATGCACGTCGAACGTATAGACCGACCCTTCCTGGCTGGCGATCAGGGTAGCGACGCGATCGCGATGTTCGATCCTGGCAAGCAAGGGGTCCTCCGCATTGCCCTCGGCCTCATCCGGAAAATACATGCGCGTATGCAATCCGATATTGATGCCGCGTGCGACGATCCAGAGGGTGATATGCGGCGCCATCCGTCGGCCGTCCTTATAGGGGACGCGACCGGGCTTCACCGTCTCGAAACTAAAGACGCCATCTTCGGCATTGGTTGGGCAGCGGCCCCAGCCGGCGAAATTCGGATCGGCGGTGCCGCGCATTTCCGAAGGGCTGTTGTAAAGTCCGGCGCTGTCGGCCTGCCAGATTTCGACGACGGCATCCTTCACCGGCGCACCCGCACCGTCGATGATGCGGCCCTTGACCGTGATGCGCTCGCCGAGCGTCTTGTCATTGACCATGGACGCGCCGAGATCGGCGTCATAGACGCCACCGATCTCACAATAGTTCGGGGTGAGGCCGATATGGACATAGGGACCTGCCGTCTGCGACGGCGTTTCCTTGAGGTAGCCGAGTTTCTGCACCATCAGTTGCCCTCCAACCGGTTTTCGAACAGCGTCGAGCGGCGGCCGCGCAGTACGATATCGAATTTATAGGCGCGGGCATCCATCGGGATCGTATTGCCCCAGTCGAGCGGCGCGATGAGTTGCTCGATCGCGGCTTTATCCGGGATCGTGCCGACGATCGGACATTTCCAGATCATCGGGTCACCCTCGAAATACATCTGCGTGATTAGCCGCTGCGCAAAACCGTGACCGAAGACCGAGAAATGAATATGCGCCGGCCGCCAGTCGTTGACGCCGTTGGGCCAGGGATAGGCGCCCGGACGCACCGTGCGGAAGGCATAATGGCCGTCCTCGTCGGTGATGGCGCGGCCGCAGCCGCCGAAATTCGGATCGATGGCAGCGAGATAGGTCTCTTTCTTGTGGCGATAGCGCCCGCCTGCATTGGCTTGCCAGAATTCGACCAGCACGCCTGGGACCGGCCGGCCTCGCTCGTCCAGCACGCGGCCATGCACGATAATGCGCTCGCCGATGGCGCTTTCGCCCGGCTTGGCGAAGTTATGGATCAGATCGTTGTCCAGTTCACTGAGAATAGAATGTCCAAATACCGGACCGGTGATTTCGGAGATCGTTCCGTCCAGCGACAGGAGCGCCCGTTGCGGCGAGCGCAGAACCGAGGTCTTGTAGCCGGGCGAGAAGGCCGGCGGATGCCAGGCACGATCGCGGGCGAAAAAGGCGCCGGTCTCCGGTTTGCTGTTGGTTTTGTCGGACATATTTGCCTCGTTTCAAGCCGCCTTATCGGCGTCCATCTGTTCGAAAACCTGTTTGGCGATCTTTATCGCGTGATTGGCAGCCGGCACGCCGGCATAGATCGCCACGTGCAACAGCGCCTCGCAGACGTCATCACGCGTCGCGCCGGTATTGCTCGTGGCACGAACATGCATCGCCACCTCCTCGTCCTGCCCGAGCGCTGCCAAAAGCGCGATCGTCACGATCGAGCGCTCGCGCTTGCTCAGCGTCGGGCGCGACCAGACATGCCCCCAGGCAGCCTCGGTGATCAGATCCTGGAACGGCCGGTCGAAATCCGTCGATCCTGACTGGACGCGGTCGACATGGCTATCGCCAAGAACGGCGCGCCGCGTCGCCATGCCCTGGAGATAGCGCTCGGACGGAGCGAGGGGATCATTCATGGGGCTTTTTCTCCATGCAAGGCGAAATCGATGAAGGCGCGGATGACGGCGGTCAGTGCTTCGGGCTGCTCGACGCAGGGGATGTGTCCCGCATCCTTGATCACTTCATAGCGCGCGTTCGGAATGAGCTTGGCGGTCGACATCACCAGTTCCGGCGGGGTCGAGCCGTCCTGATCGCCGACGATGCAGATGGTCGGCACTGAAATTCTCTTCGCCGCCTCGGTGAAATCGGCGTCGCTAAGAGCGGCGCAGGTGGCAACATAGCCTTCCACCGGCTGGCGGATCAGCATGTTGCGGTAACCGCCGAAAGCCGTATTTTCAGGACGACGAAAAGCCGGCGTGAACCAGAGCTCGAGAATGCCGTCGGCAATCGACTCGATGCCCTCGGCCTCGACCTTGGCGATGCGATTGTTCCAACTCTCGGTGGTTCCGATCTTGTGGGCCGTGTCGCAAAGGACCAGCGCCCGTACCAAATCGGGCCGCCTCTGACAGAGTGACTGGGCAATCAGACCGCCAACCGAGAGACCGCAGATGACGGCATTTTTCACCGCAAGTAGATCCAGCAGCCCCGCGAGATCGGAGGCATGATCCTCCATCGTATAGGGCATCTGGCCGAGATCGGAGAGGCCGTGGCCGCGCTTGTCATAGAGTACAATGGCGAAATCGCCCGCGAGCCGCACGATCACATCACGCCAGATCCTGAAATCGGTGCCGAGCGAATTGATGAAGACAAGCACCGGCTTATCGGCGGCAGCGCCGATGATCTGATAGTGGATCGTAACATTGTTGATGCGGGCAAACTGCACTGGAAATCTCCTCGGCAACGAGATTGGAGGTTTAATCTGGTTAGGTAAAATGATATTTCTTGGCTTTTCAATAACTCCGAGGTTATGAAAGCCGTGATCGACTCCCGCGTCAAATTCCGCCATCTCCAGACCTTTGTCGAGGTCGCACGCCAGAAAAGCGTGATCAAGGCCGCCGAACTCCTGCATGTCAGCCAGCCCGCGGTGACCAAGACTATTCGCGAGTTGGAAGAGGCTCTGGGCGTCGCGGTTTTCGAGCGTGACGGGCGCGGCATCAAGATTACGCGTTACGGCGAGGTCTTCCTGCGCCATACCGGAGCGGCGCTGACGGCACTCAGGCATGGCTTCGACTCCGTGTCGCAGGAACGTTCCGGCGAAGCGCCGCCGATCCGGATTGGCGCCTTACCAACCGTTTCGACGCGGATCATGCCGCGGGCGATGGAATTGTTCCTGAAGGAGGAGACTTGGAGCCGCATCAAGATCGTCACCGGTGAAAACGCAGTGTTGCTGGAGCAGCTCCGTGTCGGCGATCTCGATCTCGTCGTCGGCCGTCTGGCCGGTCCTGACAAGATGGCCGGCTTTTCCTTTGAGCATCTTTATTCCGAGCAGGTGGTTTTCGTGGTGCGGGCAGGGCATCCGCTGCTTGCGGCGAAACAATCGCTGTTTTCCAATCTCGGCAAATACACGATCCTGATGCCGACGCGGGGCTCGATCATCCGGCCTTTCGTCGAGAGCTTCCTGATCGCCAATGGCGTCGCCAACCTGCCGAACCAGATTGAGACCGTATCGGATTCCTTCGGCCGCGCCTTCGTGCGATCGAGCGATGCCGTCTGGATCATCTCGACCGGAGTCGTCGCCGGCGACGTCGAGGACGGCTTGCTCAGTCTGCTGCCGATCGACACCAGCGAAACCAGAGGCCCCGTCGGGCTCACCATGCGCACCGACGCCATCCCCACCATGCCGCTGTCGATCCTGATGCAGACGATCCGTGAGGCGGCAAGCGAGGTGGCAAAAAAGGGCTAATAGGGTAGACCGACATAGTTTTCCGCAAGAGCGGTCGAAGCGGCGCGGGAATGGGTGAGATAGTCCAGCTCCGCCTCCTGGATCTTCTGGTCGAAATCGCTGGTGTCGGGGAAACGATGCATCATCGTCGTCATCCACCACGAGAAGCGCACGGCCTTCCAGACGCGGGCGAGCGCGTGGGCGGAATAGGCGTCGAGGCCGGCGTTCGACCGATCCTGATAATGTTCGGCAAGGCCTGAGAAGAGATAATGCACATCGCTTGCTGCAAGATTCAGTCCCTTGGCGCCGGTCGGCGGGACGATATGGGCCGCGTCGCCGACGAGAAACAGACGGCCGAAGCGCATGGGCTCGGCGACGAAGGAGCGCAACGGCGCGATGGATTTTTCGAATGAAGGCCCGGTGATCAGCGCTTCGGCATGATGCGCCGGCAGGCGACGGCGCAGTTCGTCCCAGAAGCGATCATCGTTCCAGTTTTCGATCTTCTCATCGAGCGGGCATTGGATGTAATAGCGGCTGCGCGTCATCGACCGCATCGAACAGAGTGCAAAACCACGCGGATGGTTGGCGTAGATCAGCTCTGGATTGACCGGCGGAACGTCGGCGAGCAGGCCGAGCCAGCCAAAGGGATAGATTTTCTCGAAGCTGCGGATCGACTTTTGCGGAACCGACTTGCGGCTCGCGCCATGAAAGCCATCGCAGCCAGCGATAAAGTGGCAATCAATATGGTGGCTTACACCATCTTTCTCATATGTAATATGAGGCGCACTTCCATCGAAATCATGGGGCTCAACATTGGACGCATCGTAGATCGTCGGGGCACCGTTCTGTTCGCGATGGACCATCAAGTCGCGGGTGAGTTCCGTCTGCCCGTAAACCGTGACGCGTTTGCCGCTGGTGAGGCCATGGAGATCGATACGGTGATCGCGCCCGTCAAAGGCCAATGAGAAGCCGTCATGCGGCAGGCCTTCGGCATGCAAACGCGCGCCGGATTTTGCCTTGTCCATCAGCGCCACCGTGCCTTCCTCCAGAACGCCGGCACGGACGCGGCCGAGGATATGGTCCTTGCCGACGCGATCGAGGATAACATTGTCGATGCCGGCCTCCGTCAGCAATTGGCCAAGGAGCAGGCCGGACGGACCCGAACCGATAATGGCCACCTGAGTGCGCATGATCTCCTCCCGCGCTTCGTCTTTTTTCCAATTCTGCGCGGTGCAAAGAGTGCCAACAATGGACATTTCGCCCAAGAAATTGCACAAATCGAACATGGTGGAGGGAGGAAGCCATGTCGAGATCGGTGCCGACCTATGAACTCTACGGCGAAAACATCGGCAAAAAGTCGGATTTCTGGCTGCATTGCGAAACTATACCGTCGCGCAGCAGCCTGCACCATTGGGAAATCCGACCGCATCGCCACGAGCGTTTCTTTCAGATCCTGTACATAGATGCCGGGTCCGGCGATGCGATTTTTGATGGCGAAAGCCACACCATCGTGCCGCCGGCTGTCATTACCATCCCGCCGCGCCTCAGCCACGGTTTCCGTTTTTCCAGGGATATCGACGGCTTCGTCATCACCGTCCTGATCTCGCATCTCAAGGCAGCGCCCGGTGATCGCAGCCGGCTTGGCGAATGGCTGGGGGTACCGCATCTGACCCGGCTCAACATCAATGACCAGCACGCAGCTTACGTTGCCGAAACCTTGAAGCGGCTTGGCGGCGAGTTCGCCAATCGCAGCAGTGGCCGCAATGACCTGCTCGAAGCCTATCTGACCTCGGCGCTGCTTCTGACCGCTCGCCTTTCCCAGGAGGGAGGCGAAGGGCAGGGTGCGTCCGATGAAGGCGAGCGGCGGATGGAGATGCTGTATGACCTCATCCAGCGGCATTTCCGCTCGCATGAGCCCGCCGCCTTTTACGCCGAAGCGCTTGGCATCTCACCGACACATCTGAACCGCATCGTACACGCCAAAACCGGCCATGGTGCCCATGAGTTGATCGCTCGCAAGCTGGTCGACGAGGCCAAGCGCGAACTGGTCTTCACACTGGGCAGCGTGCAGGAGGTCAGCTATCGCCTGGGCTTTACCGATCCCACCTACTTCTCGCGCTTCTTCCTGAAACAGACCGGTGAAACGCCGCGTGCCTGGCGCATTGCCGAACGCGCTAAGCTTGGGATGTAACACCTACCGCAGAACCAGCCGCAACATCTTCTGCGTTTCCCGCAGCAGCGGCAGATAGCGTTCGGCCATATCGGCGGCGGCAACATAGGCGGCCGGTGCGCCGATATTGATGGCCGCAGCCACCTGCCCGCGATCGTTCTCCACTGGAACGGCGATGGAGCAGAGGCCGATTTCCAGCTCCTGGTCGATGACGGCATAGCCCTGTGCCTTTACCTGGCGAAACTCAGCCATCAACATTTCAGTATCCGTCTTGGTGTTCGGCGTGTTGGCCTTGATCTCCG
The nucleotide sequence above comes from Rhizobium sp. CB3090. Encoded proteins:
- the pcaH gene encoding protocatechuate 3,4-dioxygenase subunit beta; the encoded protein is MSDKTNSKPETGAFFARDRAWHPPAFSPGYKTSVLRSPQRALLSLDGTISEITGPVFGHSILSELDNDLIHNFAKPGESAIGERIIVHGRVLDERGRPVPGVLVEFWQANAGGRYRHKKETYLAAIDPNFGGCGRAITDEDGHYAFRTVRPGAYPWPNGVNDWRPAHIHFSVFGHGFAQRLITQMYFEGDPMIWKCPIVGTIPDKAAIEQLIAPLDWGNTIPMDARAYKFDIVLRGRRSTLFENRLEGN
- the pcaD gene encoding 3-oxoadipate enol-lactonase, producing the protein MQFARINNVTIHYQIIGAAADKPVLVFINSLGTDFRIWRDVIVRLAGDFAIVLYDKRGHGLSDLGQMPYTMEDHASDLAGLLDLLAVKNAVICGLSVGGLIAQSLCQRRPDLVRALVLCDTAHKIGTTESWNNRIAKVEAEGIESIADGILELWFTPAFRRPENTAFGGYRNMLIRQPVEGYVATCAALSDADFTEAAKRISVPTICIVGDQDGSTPPELVMSTAKLIPNARYEVIKDAGHIPCVEQPEALTAVIRAFIDFALHGEKAP
- a CDS encoding helix-turn-helix domain-containing protein; the encoded protein is MSRSVPTYELYGENIGKKSDFWLHCETIPSRSSLHHWEIRPHRHERFFQILYIDAGSGDAIFDGESHTIVPPAVITIPPRLSHGFRFSRDIDGFVITVLISHLKAAPGDRSRLGEWLGVPHLTRLNINDQHAAYVAETLKRLGGEFANRSSGRNDLLEAYLTSALLLTARLSQEGGEGQGASDEGERRMEMLYDLIQRHFRSHEPAAFYAEALGISPTHLNRIVHAKTGHGAHELIARKLVDEAKRELVFTLGSVQEVSYRLGFTDPTYFSRFFLKQTGETPRAWRIAERAKLGM
- the pcaQ gene encoding pca operon transcription factor PcaQ, whose amino-acid sequence is MIDSRVKFRHLQTFVEVARQKSVIKAAELLHVSQPAVTKTIRELEEALGVAVFERDGRGIKITRYGEVFLRHTGAALTALRHGFDSVSQERSGEAPPIRIGALPTVSTRIMPRAMELFLKEETWSRIKIVTGENAVLLEQLRVGDLDLVVGRLAGPDKMAGFSFEHLYSEQVVFVVRAGHPLLAAKQSLFSNLGKYTILMPTRGSIIRPFVESFLIANGVANLPNQIETVSDSFGRAFVRSSDAVWIISTGVVAGDVEDGLLSLLPIDTSETRGPVGLTMRTDAIPTMPLSILMQTIREAASEVAKKG
- the pobA gene encoding 4-hydroxybenzoate 3-monooxygenase, whose product is MRTQVAIIGSGPSGLLLGQLLTEAGIDNVILDRVGKDHILGRVRAGVLEEGTVALMDKAKSGARLHAEGLPHDGFSLAFDGRDHRIDLHGLTSGKRVTVYGQTELTRDLMVHREQNGAPTIYDASNVEPHDFDGSAPHITYEKDGVSHHIDCHFIAGCDGFHGASRKSVPQKSIRSFEKIYPFGWLGLLADVPPVNPELIYANHPRGFALCSMRSMTRSRYYIQCPLDEKIENWNDDRFWDELRRRLPAHHAEALITGPSFEKSIAPLRSFVAEPMRFGRLFLVGDAAHIVPPTGAKGLNLAASDVHYLFSGLAEHYQDRSNAGLDAYSAHALARVWKAVRFSWWMTTMMHRFPDTSDFDQKIQEAELDYLTHSRAASTALAENYVGLPY
- the pcaC gene encoding 4-carboxymuconolactone decarboxylase, producing the protein MNDPLAPSERYLQGMATRRAVLGDSHVDRVQSGSTDFDRPFQDLITEAAWGHVWSRPTLSKRERSIVTIALLAALGQDEEVAMHVRATSNTGATRDDVCEALLHVAIYAGVPAANHAIKIAKQVFEQMDADKAA